From a single Solanum dulcamara chromosome 4, daSolDulc1.2, whole genome shotgun sequence genomic region:
- the LOC129886656 gene encoding BON1-associated protein 2-like isoform X1: protein MKTLSSSSSRLLEVTVISGENLLDNRKQPVKKNTFVNIKSESYSCNLQTTKMDKEGGSFPRWNEKLIVDLPMHARHLTVEVQCKTSSGIKTIGIAKVPTSDFIGGFLPEDYLHFLSYRLRNEKGEKNGIINFSVRVKNAAPPQSAAGCAATYKQQWTDMGSSYNCSYGVVTGMPVYPESFLECNECSIDFDSTSTLASVQHIRFQGELFLLARVEFSRA from the exons atgAAGACATTATCCTCATCCTCATCGCGTTTGTTAGAAGTAACGGTGATATCCGGTGAGAATCTTCTAGATAACCGGAAGCAACCAGTAAAAAAGAACACTTTtgtaaatatcaaatcagaatcTTATTCATGCAACCTCCAAACAACTAAAATGGATAAAGAAGGCGGGAGTTTCCCTAGGTGGAACGAAAAATTGATCGTTGATTTGCCCATGCATGCACGTCATCTAACGGTGGAGGTTCAATGCAAGACTTCTTCGGGGATCAAAACTATTGGGATCGCAAAGGTTCCGACGTCGGATTTTATTGGAGGATTTTTGCCCGAAGATTATTTGCATTTTTTGAGTTATAGGCTTAGGAATGAAAAGGGTGAGAAGAATGGTATAATTAATTTTTCCGTTAGGGTCAAGAATGCGGCGCCGCCTCAAAGTGCGGCCGGTTGTGCTGCCACTTATAAACAGCAGTGGACGGATATGGGAAGTAGTTATAACTGTTCTTATGGGGTTGTTACGGGTATGCCCGTTTATCCAGAGAGTTTTCTAG agtgcaacgagtgttccatcgacttcgactcgacctcaactctagccagtgtccagcatatcaggttccagggtgagctattccttctagctcgtgttgaATTCTCTCGGGCATGA
- the LOC129886656 gene encoding BON1-associated protein 2-like isoform X2: MKTLSSSSSRLLEVTVISGENLLDNRKQPVKKNTFVNIKSESYSCNLQTTKMDKEGGSFPRWNEKLIVDLPMHARHLTVEVQCKTSSGIKTIGIAKVPTSDFIGGFLPEDYLHFLSYRLRNEKGEKNGIINFSVRVKNAAPPQSAAGCAATYKQQWTDMGSSYNCSYGVVTGMPVYPESFLDWKYFEASKKGKTLVD, encoded by the exons atgAAGACATTATCCTCATCCTCATCGCGTTTGTTAGAAGTAACGGTGATATCCGGTGAGAATCTTCTAGATAACCGGAAGCAACCAGTAAAAAAGAACACTTTtgtaaatatcaaatcagaatcTTATTCATGCAACCTCCAAACAACTAAAATGGATAAAGAAGGCGGGAGTTTCCCTAGGTGGAACGAAAAATTGATCGTTGATTTGCCCATGCATGCACGTCATCTAACGGTGGAGGTTCAATGCAAGACTTCTTCGGGGATCAAAACTATTGGGATCGCAAAGGTTCCGACGTCGGATTTTATTGGAGGATTTTTGCCCGAAGATTATTTGCATTTTTTGAGTTATAGGCTTAGGAATGAAAAGGGTGAGAAGAATGGTATAATTAATTTTTCCGTTAGGGTCAAGAATGCGGCGCCGCCTCAAAGTGCGGCCGGTTGTGCTGCCACTTATAAACAGCAGTGGACGGATATGGGAAGTAGTTATAACTGTTCTTATGGGGTTGTTACGGGTATGCCCGTTTATCCAGAGAGTTTTCTAG attggaaatattttgaggcatcaaaaaaaggaaagacattggtggattag